From one Salinibacterium hongtaonis genomic stretch:
- a CDS encoding PIG-L family deacetylase, whose amino-acid sequence MQHDDVRILVVHAHPDDEAISTGGTLALLTRDGVDVTLLTCTRGERGEVIPVELRHLEGDGRALADYRERELEQALAALGVTRHMFLGQQGARLAGLPPRRYSDSGMVWGADGTPEPVADPAADALCSADLAEVVSDIRSAIDAVGAHAVLSYDERGGYGHPDHVRAHQAAREAARLSGVAFYSFIESVDELDRLEAAGQPVEGVDLLDVSEVLAAKVAALRAHATQITVSESADGRPLFALSSGPARPVETREAFRLIDSASAEADGPSTATVRGALSAGETRAGRITTAVVALAMGAILGVVLTINHQQTWSIGGVAIPIGLIAGLLIITMLLVGFRLVFETRVVALSAAIGVNVIIAVFSQKSPGGSVLIPANVMGFVWAYAPLLIALVVVAWPKLPLPRRDRMVVHTIQEGPSQ is encoded by the coding sequence ATGCAGCATGACGACGTTCGAATTCTCGTTGTACATGCGCACCCCGACGACGAGGCGATCTCGACCGGCGGCACCCTGGCGTTGCTCACGCGAGACGGCGTGGACGTCACTCTGCTGACGTGCACCCGCGGGGAGCGGGGAGAGGTCATCCCCGTCGAGCTGCGGCATCTCGAAGGCGACGGGCGAGCGCTTGCCGACTATCGCGAGCGAGAGCTGGAGCAGGCTCTTGCGGCGCTCGGGGTCACCCGCCACATGTTCCTGGGCCAACAGGGTGCGAGGCTCGCGGGCCTGCCGCCGCGCAGATACTCCGACTCCGGCATGGTCTGGGGCGCCGACGGAACCCCAGAACCCGTAGCCGACCCCGCGGCCGACGCGTTATGCAGCGCGGATCTCGCCGAAGTTGTTTCGGACATCCGCTCGGCGATCGATGCAGTGGGGGCGCATGCCGTGCTCTCGTATGACGAGCGCGGCGGTTACGGACACCCCGATCATGTGCGAGCCCACCAGGCAGCCCGCGAGGCTGCTCGGCTCAGTGGAGTCGCCTTCTATTCCTTTATCGAATCGGTCGACGAACTTGATCGCCTTGAGGCGGCAGGGCAGCCCGTTGAGGGCGTAGACCTGCTCGATGTGAGCGAGGTGCTGGCCGCTAAGGTCGCGGCGCTTCGGGCCCATGCCACGCAGATCACCGTCTCGGAGTCGGCGGATGGTCGCCCACTATTTGCGCTGTCGAGCGGGCCAGCACGCCCCGTCGAGACGCGCGAGGCGTTTCGACTGATCGATTCTGCCTCGGCAGAGGCAGATGGCCCCTCCACAGCGACCGTGCGGGGTGCTCTCTCGGCGGGAGAAACGCGGGCGGGCAGGATCACGACAGCGGTGGTGGCGCTCGCTATGGGCGCCATCCTCGGCGTAGTGCTCACCATCAATCACCAGCAGACGTGGAGCATCGGCGGGGTTGCAATCCCGATCGGACTCATCGCGGGGCTGCTTATCATCACGATGCTGCTGGTCGGGTTCCGGCTGGTGTTCGAGACGCGGGTTGTTGCGCTCAGCGCCGCGATCGGCGTGAACGTGATCATCGCCGTGTTCTCGCAGAAGAGCCCGGGGGGATCTGTTCTGATCCCGGCCAACGTCATGGGATTCGTGTGGGCATACGCGCCGCTTCTCATCGCCCTCGTCGTGGTCGCGTGGCCGAAGCTGCCCTTGCCTCGCCGCGATAGGATGGTAGTTCACACCATTCAGGAGGGACCCTCGCAGTGA
- a CDS encoding TIGR00645 family protein has product MSDITAPTTKAQARNRWVTSIGGIIFLSRWLQAPLYLGLIYAQVVYVVVFLFELVHLAQDVLADPTKIQASVVMLGVLGLIDVVMIANLMIMTIIGGYETFVSKLNLDKNPDRPEWLSHVNSNVLKTKLAMSIIGISSIHLLKTFIEVADLGADTTDLTGETYTSSGVLWQVVIHMVFIASAVGLAMIDRWNVKDDFRDRRLRLREMQAGITVGGHPGSHTEIPVVMPHREREEALQSAMR; this is encoded by the coding sequence ATGAGCGACATCACCGCGCCGACCACTAAAGCGCAGGCACGCAATCGCTGGGTGACGTCGATCGGCGGCATCATCTTTCTCTCCCGCTGGTTGCAGGCGCCCCTCTATCTCGGCCTGATCTATGCCCAGGTCGTCTACGTTGTGGTGTTCCTCTTCGAGCTTGTGCACCTTGCTCAAGACGTTCTCGCTGACCCGACCAAGATTCAGGCATCCGTGGTCATGCTCGGCGTGCTGGGGCTGATCGATGTCGTGATGATCGCGAACCTGATGATCATGACGATCATCGGCGGCTACGAGACCTTCGTCTCCAAGCTGAACCTCGACAAGAACCCGGATCGCCCGGAGTGGCTCTCTCACGTTAACTCCAACGTTCTCAAGACCAAGCTGGCGATGTCGATCATCGGCATCTCGTCCATTCACCTGTTGAAGACCTTCATCGAGGTCGCCGACCTCGGGGCCGACACCACCGATCTCACGGGGGAGACCTACACGTCATCCGGCGTGCTGTGGCAGGTCGTCATCCATATGGTGTTCATTGCCTCAGCGGTGGGACTGGCGATGATCGACCGCTGGAACGTGAAGGACGACTTTCGCGATCGTCGCCTTCGTCTGCGTGAGATGCAGGCCGGGATCACGGTGGGAGGGCATCCAGGCTCCCACACCGAGATTCCCGTCGTGATGCCGCACCGTGAGCGTGAAGAGGCCCTGCAAAGCGCAATGAGGTAG
- a CDS encoding TIGR00645 family protein — protein sequence MKAQPPAERSTAPRQAKSAAGEGGRRVSPLESLGGLIFLSRWLQAPLYLGLIVAQGLYAVVFINEIVKITEETFASGGAVDQNLIMLSVLGLVDVVMVANLVIMVVIGGYETFVSKMDLDENPDKPEWLSHVNANVLKTKLAMSIIGISSIHLLKTFIEAADLGAEDAHFEHGAVYTESGVLWQVVIHAAFILSAIGLAYIDRWGSKAEFEERELLLEEHEMLQLVAARDRANAAPAALSTSASTTEGDRS from the coding sequence ATGAAAGCTCAACCACCAGCAGAGCGCAGCACAGCGCCACGGCAAGCCAAGTCCGCAGCGGGAGAGGGCGGCCGGCGGGTCAGCCCGTTGGAGTCGCTCGGAGGGCTGATCTTTCTTTCGCGGTGGCTCCAGGCGCCGCTCTATCTCGGCCTCATTGTCGCCCAGGGGCTCTACGCGGTCGTCTTCATCAATGAGATCGTGAAGATCACAGAAGAGACCTTTGCGAGTGGCGGTGCGGTCGACCAGAACCTCATCATGCTGTCAGTTCTCGGGCTGGTGGATGTTGTGATGGTCGCGAACCTCGTGATCATGGTCGTCATCGGCGGCTACGAGACGTTCGTCTCGAAGATGGATCTGGATGAGAATCCAGACAAGCCGGAGTGGCTTTCCCACGTCAACGCAAACGTGCTCAAGACGAAGCTGGCGATGTCCATCATCGGTATCTCGTCGATCCACCTGCTTAAGACGTTCATCGAGGCTGCTGATCTGGGTGCCGAGGATGCCCACTTCGAACACGGAGCCGTGTACACGGAGTCTGGGGTGCTGTGGCAGGTCGTCATCCACGCTGCGTTCATCCTGTCGGCCATCGGGCTTGCCTATATCGACCGGTGGGGGTCAAAGGCTGAATTTGAAGAGCGAGAGCTTCTGCTGGAGGAGCACGAAATGCTCCAGTTGGTGGCTGCTCGTGATCGCGCGAATGCTGCACCTGCGGCCCTCTCGACATCCGCATCGACCACCGAAGGAGATCGCTCATGA